In Candidatus Hydrogenedentota bacterium, the DNA window GGGTCGTTGAGGGCCACGACTATGGCTTTGTTCGTCGCCAGCAGACGGTGATAGTGCCCCGGAGCAATTCCGCCCGCGCCAATGAACCCGATTCGCAATTTGGTAGCCATCGCTTATGCCTTTCCTGGTGCGGCAAGATTCGCCGCAGACTGCGGCGAATCGTAGCAACCCGTGGTGGGGTTGTCAAAAGAACGTGCGGCGTCTACCACGCCGATTCCTCGGGAAAGACACTGTTGTATTTCACGCTCTTGCGTGGGGATTCCATCATGGATTCGACGGTATCGCGCCACTTGGCGTAATGGGCCGTCTCCTTGTGCTGCGCGGGCGCTTCGGGCGTGCGATAGGCCTCGACCAACACGAACCGGGACGGTTC includes these proteins:
- a CDS encoding antibiotic biosynthesis monooxygenase, encoding MLVVFVHVHVKAHCVEAFKNATIENARNSLKEPGVARFDVVQQQDEPSRFVLVEAYRTPEAPAQHKETAHYAKWRDTVESMMESPRKSVKYNSVFPEESAW